A region from the Paenarthrobacter aurescens genome encodes:
- a CDS encoding type IV toxin-antitoxin system AbiEi family antitoxin domain-containing protein — translation MVISELILASDATRIGQDARHLAKQAKRGELVRVRRGAYIRAAYWAELNERQRHGLQAAALVNAARTPPIFNLQTASLLWGLGILSTPKRLCTVTDDPRGGRSKHGIRRSLGSLDSGVAQLGDFQVTDKARTTVELAAALNFADALAVVDSSRRNQRWGDALEAGNWAKDRAWGPPARMDELAEAVSALSSASRKRRAQSVLDLSSEKSESVGESMSRAQMILLNFPMPSLQGSFTLRNGRTARTDFWWRELDLVGEFDGHGKYLRQELRGNQTIQQAVLAEKDRENGLRALGLTVVRWDWSDMMNPRVFARILNDGGLRSLRAA, via the coding sequence ATGGTCATTTCGGAACTCATACTTGCTTCAGATGCGACGCGCATCGGACAGGACGCGCGCCACCTTGCCAAGCAGGCCAAACGGGGCGAGCTTGTTCGGGTTCGACGGGGCGCCTACATTCGCGCTGCCTACTGGGCGGAATTGAACGAGCGCCAGCGGCATGGACTTCAAGCTGCTGCACTGGTCAATGCCGCCAGGACACCGCCCATCTTTAACCTCCAGACGGCTTCGCTCCTGTGGGGCCTGGGCATCCTGAGTACGCCGAAGCGTTTATGCACCGTTACTGATGACCCCAGAGGTGGCAGGTCGAAGCATGGAATCCGGAGAAGCTTGGGCTCCCTTGATAGCGGGGTGGCCCAACTGGGCGATTTCCAGGTCACAGACAAGGCGCGCACCACAGTAGAGCTGGCCGCTGCGCTGAACTTTGCTGACGCATTGGCCGTTGTGGACTCCAGCCGACGAAATCAAAGGTGGGGCGATGCTCTCGAGGCCGGCAATTGGGCTAAGGACAGGGCGTGGGGTCCGCCGGCCCGCATGGACGAACTGGCTGAAGCTGTCTCCGCTCTCAGCAGTGCCTCGAGGAAACGACGTGCCCAATCGGTTCTGGATCTCTCTTCAGAAAAGTCCGAGTCGGTGGGTGAATCCATGAGTCGAGCCCAAATGATTTTGCTCAACTTCCCCATGCCCAGCCTCCAAGGCTCTTTTACGCTGAGAAACGGACGAACAGCCCGAACTGACTTCTGGTGGCGCGAACTTGATCTTGTGGGGGAATTCGATGGTCACGGAAAGTACCTGAGACAAGAGCTACGAGGAAACCAGACCATCCAACAGGCCGTCCTGGCGGAGAAGGACCGTGAAAACGGATTGCGGGCTCTGGGCCTCACTGTTGTTCGCTGGGACTGGTCCGACATGATGAACCCACGTGTGTTCGCGCGCATTCTGAACGACGGCGGTCTTCGCTCCCTGCGCGCGGCGTAA
- the ftsH gene encoding ATP-dependent zinc metalloprotease FtsH, with amino-acid sequence MKAKSFFKGPGIWIVVVVGLLLVAFATLAPGGSTRIDTKEGLELLSQSGKVEQAKIFDAENRVDLVLKDNLNLDGQDKGKNVQFFYVTDRGPDVVKAVTNANPDKGFTDQPVENNWFSGLFSLLIPVLLLGVLFWFLLSRMQGGGSKVMQFGKSKAKLVNKDMPQVTFSDVAGADEAVEELQEIKEFLQEPAKFQAVGAKIPKGVLLYGPPGTGKTLLARAVAGEAGVPFFSISGSDFVEMFVGVGASRVRDLFEQAKASSPAIIFVDEIDAVGRHRGAGIGGGNDEREQTLNQLLVEMDGFDVKTNVILIAATNRPDVLDPALLRPGRFDRQITVEAPDMIGREQILNVHAKGKPMAQGIDLKSVAKKTPGYTGADLANVLNEAALLTARSNANLIDDRALDEAIDRVMAGPQKRSRVMKELERKITAYHEGGHALVAAALRNSAPVTKITILPRGRALGYTMVIPEDDKYSVTRNELLDQMAYAMGGRVAEEIVFHDPSTGASNDIEKATATARKMVTQYGMSERVGAVKLGQGGGEPFLGRDAAQERNFSDQIAYVVDEEVRRLIDQAHDEAYAILTENRDVLDRLALELLERETLNQAEIAEIFHDIRKRDFREIWLSKESRPVQSIPPVESRAEKAEREAQEEAKKARLDEPLDVVAPHAQGVSSQDSFQAPRPDGGNDHPHHG; translated from the coding sequence ATGAAAGCTAAGAGTTTCTTCAAGGGCCCGGGCATCTGGATTGTTGTCGTCGTTGGCTTGCTCCTGGTGGCATTCGCAACACTGGCTCCGGGCGGTTCCACGCGCATTGACACCAAAGAGGGCCTGGAACTCCTTTCCCAAAGCGGAAAGGTTGAGCAGGCCAAGATATTCGACGCCGAGAACCGCGTCGATCTGGTGCTTAAGGACAACCTGAACCTGGATGGCCAGGACAAGGGCAAGAACGTGCAGTTCTTCTACGTCACGGATCGCGGTCCGGATGTGGTCAAGGCTGTTACCAACGCCAACCCGGACAAGGGCTTCACGGATCAGCCGGTGGAGAACAACTGGTTCTCCGGCCTGTTCTCCTTGCTGATTCCTGTACTGCTCCTGGGTGTACTGTTCTGGTTCCTGCTGTCCCGCATGCAGGGCGGCGGCTCCAAGGTGATGCAGTTCGGCAAGTCCAAGGCCAAGCTGGTCAACAAGGACATGCCGCAGGTGACCTTCTCTGACGTTGCCGGTGCTGACGAAGCTGTGGAAGAGCTCCAGGAAATCAAGGAGTTCCTTCAGGAGCCGGCCAAGTTCCAGGCCGTGGGGGCCAAGATCCCCAAGGGTGTGCTGCTCTACGGTCCTCCAGGTACCGGTAAGACGCTTCTGGCCCGCGCTGTTGCCGGTGAGGCGGGCGTCCCCTTCTTCTCCATCTCCGGCTCGGACTTTGTTGAAATGTTCGTCGGTGTTGGCGCTTCCCGTGTCCGCGACCTTTTCGAACAGGCCAAGGCAAGTTCCCCGGCCATCATCTTCGTTGATGAAATCGACGCCGTTGGACGTCACCGCGGTGCCGGCATCGGCGGCGGAAATGATGAGCGCGAGCAGACCCTGAACCAGCTCCTTGTTGAGATGGACGGGTTTGACGTCAAAACCAACGTGATCCTCATTGCCGCCACCAACAGGCCTGACGTTCTGGACCCCGCGCTGTTGCGCCCGGGCCGTTTTGATCGCCAGATCACCGTGGAAGCGCCCGACATGATTGGCCGCGAACAGATCCTCAACGTTCACGCCAAGGGTAAGCCGATGGCCCAGGGGATTGATCTGAAGAGTGTTGCCAAGAAGACCCCCGGTTACACGGGTGCGGACCTGGCCAACGTCCTCAACGAGGCTGCATTGCTGACTGCCCGGTCCAATGCCAACCTGATCGATGACCGCGCGTTGGACGAGGCAATTGACCGTGTCATGGCAGGCCCGCAGAAGCGCAGCCGCGTCATGAAGGAGCTTGAGCGTAAGATCACCGCGTACCACGAGGGCGGCCATGCGCTGGTTGCTGCCGCGTTGCGTAACTCGGCTCCGGTCACCAAGATCACTATCCTTCCCCGAGGACGCGCTCTCGGCTACACCATGGTGATTCCCGAGGACGACAAATACTCGGTCACCCGCAACGAGCTGCTTGACCAGATGGCCTACGCCATGGGCGGCCGCGTTGCTGAGGAGATTGTGTTCCACGATCCCTCTACAGGTGCTTCCAATGACATTGAGAAGGCCACTGCCACGGCTCGCAAGATGGTCACCCAGTACGGCATGAGCGAGCGTGTGGGTGCGGTGAAGCTTGGCCAGGGCGGCGGTGAGCCGTTCCTCGGCCGCGACGCCGCTCAGGAGCGCAACTTCTCCGATCAGATCGCCTACGTTGTGGACGAGGAAGTACGCCGTTTGATCGACCAGGCGCATGATGAGGCTTACGCCATCCTGACGGAAAACCGGGATGTCCTGGATCGTCTGGCCCTGGAATTGCTGGAACGCGAAACCTTGAACCAGGCCGAGATCGCCGAGATCTTCCACGACATCCGGAAGCGCGATTTCCGCGAGATCTGGCTGTCCAAGGAATCCCGCCCGGTACAGTCCATCCCGCCGGTGGAATCGCGCGCTGAGAAGGCTGAACGCGAAGCCCAGGAAGAGGCCAAGAAGGCCCGTCTGGACGAGCCTTTGGACGTCGTGGCGCCACACGCTCAGGGGGTCAGCAGCCAGGATTCATTCCAGGCCCCGCGCCCCGACGGCGGCAACGACCACCCGCATCACGGCTAA
- the folE gene encoding GTP cyclohydrolase I FolE, whose protein sequence is MTHFDDDDLAAAHGSAAGSTHGHKVDRPRIEAAVREILLAIGEDPERGGLLDTPKRVAKAYAEVFAGLHQHPAEVLSTTFDLDHEELVLVKDIPFYSTCEHHLVPFHGVAHVGYIPSHDGKVTGLSKLARLVDIFARRPQVQERLTTQIVEALVKHLNPRGAIVVVECEHMCMSMRGIRKPGAKTVTSAVRGQLHDPATRAEAMSLILGR, encoded by the coding sequence GTGACTCATTTCGACGACGACGACCTCGCCGCCGCCCACGGTTCCGCCGCGGGCTCCACGCACGGCCATAAGGTGGACCGCCCGCGCATTGAAGCGGCTGTTCGCGAGATTCTCCTGGCAATTGGTGAAGATCCTGAGCGTGGGGGCCTCCTGGATACGCCCAAGCGCGTGGCCAAGGCTTACGCCGAGGTCTTTGCAGGTCTCCACCAGCATCCCGCGGAGGTACTCTCCACCACGTTCGACCTCGACCATGAAGAGCTTGTCCTGGTGAAGGACATTCCCTTCTACTCGACGTGCGAGCATCACTTGGTGCCGTTCCATGGAGTGGCGCATGTTGGTTATATTCCGTCACATGACGGCAAGGTGACCGGCTTGAGTAAGTTGGCGCGCTTGGTGGATATCTTTGCGCGGCGGCCTCAGGTGCAGGAACGCCTCACCACTCAGATCGTTGAGGCGCTGGTGAAGCACCTCAACCCGCGCGGTGCGATTGTCGTCGTCGAATGTGAACACATGTGCATGTCCATGCGCGGCATTCGCAAGCCCGGCGCAAAGACCGTCACCAGTGCGGTGCGCGGTCAACTCCATGACCCGGCCACCCGCGCCGAGGCCATGAGCCTCATACTCGGAAGGTAA
- the folP gene encoding dihydropteroate synthase produces MDSLAAAPGTGPATSPLPILRKPRPAARFEDLPKDRTLVMGILNVTPDSFSDGGTHRTPDTAIALGLRMFYAGADIIDVGGESTRSGAEPVSPEEEQRRVIPVIQALVKAGALVSIDTMHTSTAAAAVEAGAAIINDVSGLTIEPDMPELVARTKVPYILTHRRGDALTMDSLTEYTNVTEDVVAELSGVRDKLYAAGVAPEQIIIDPGVGFSKNEDQNWEILKNLDHLFSLGHKVMVAASRKRFLGSLLTVAGKSAAPLERDAATAAITALSATKGAWAVRVHDVGPSLDAVKVAARISR; encoded by the coding sequence ATGGACTCCCTCGCTGCAGCACCCGGAACCGGCCCGGCCACAAGCCCGTTGCCGATTCTCCGCAAACCGCGTCCAGCGGCCAGGTTCGAGGACCTGCCCAAGGACCGCACGCTCGTCATGGGAATCCTCAATGTCACCCCGGATTCCTTTAGCGACGGCGGTACTCACCGGACACCGGACACTGCCATCGCGCTCGGCCTGCGGATGTTTTACGCAGGCGCGGACATCATCGACGTCGGCGGTGAATCCACCCGTTCGGGCGCTGAACCGGTTTCTCCTGAGGAGGAACAGCGTCGCGTCATCCCCGTGATCCAGGCGCTGGTGAAGGCCGGCGCACTGGTCAGCATCGACACCATGCACACGTCCACCGCGGCGGCTGCAGTTGAGGCGGGTGCGGCCATCATTAACGATGTTTCCGGTTTGACGATTGAGCCGGATATGCCCGAACTCGTGGCGCGGACCAAGGTTCCGTACATCCTGACGCACCGCCGCGGCGATGCATTGACCATGGACAGCCTCACAGAGTACACCAACGTGACGGAGGACGTGGTGGCGGAGCTTAGCGGCGTCCGTGACAAGTTGTATGCCGCGGGAGTAGCGCCGGAGCAGATCATCATTGATCCGGGTGTTGGTTTTTCCAAGAACGAGGACCAGAACTGGGAGATCCTGAAGAATCTGGATCACCTTTTCTCGCTGGGACACAAGGTCATGGTTGCCGCTTCCCGCAAGCGCTTCCTTGGTTCCCTCCTCACCGTGGCCGGCAAGTCCGCTGCACCTTTGGAGCGCGACGCCGCTACCGCTGCCATTACCGCTTTGAGCGCCACCAAGGGTGCCTGGGCTGTTCGGGTTCACGACGTCGGCCCCAGCCTTGACGCCGTCAAGGTCGCCGCCCGCATTTCCCGCTGA
- the folB gene encoding dihydroneopterin aldolase, which translates to MDRITLTGVTAVGYHGVFDFERRDGQPFVVDAVLHTDFTKAAETDDLQYTAHYGEVAELITKHIEGEPLNLIEGLAVRIAEGILENYNVAAVDVTVHKPKAPIEVPFGDVTVSVHRERS; encoded by the coding sequence GTGGACAGGATCACGCTCACCGGCGTCACCGCCGTCGGTTATCACGGTGTGTTCGATTTTGAACGCCGTGACGGCCAGCCCTTTGTTGTGGACGCCGTGCTGCATACGGACTTCACCAAGGCTGCTGAGACGGATGATCTGCAGTACACGGCCCACTACGGCGAAGTGGCGGAGCTGATTACCAAGCACATCGAGGGTGAGCCCTTGAACCTCATTGAGGGCCTGGCGGTCAGGATTGCCGAGGGCATCCTGGAAAACTACAACGTGGCTGCCGTGGATGTCACCGTGCACAAGCCCAAGGCACCCATCGAGGTCCCTTTCGGCGACGTCACTGTCAGCGTCCACCGGGAGCGATCATGA
- the folK gene encoding 2-amino-4-hydroxy-6-hydroxymethyldihydropteridine diphosphokinase has protein sequence MTSGYTKAILALGSNLGERNDTLSTAVADLVDPPEVRLLGVSPVVQTKAVGGPEGQPDFLNMVMAVETTLSPMELLKHCHAVEQKHHRTREVRWGPRTLDVDVIVFGDVTSDDPVLTIPHPRAAERAFVLYPWSLLEPHATLNGQSVAELAAVADDMPDIRRFDGFGDVAGVPAAGAVEQP, from the coding sequence ATGACGTCCGGCTATACCAAGGCCATTCTGGCCCTTGGCAGCAACCTGGGGGAGCGTAACGACACCTTGTCCACCGCCGTCGCGGATCTGGTGGACCCACCTGAGGTGCGCCTTCTTGGCGTCTCCCCTGTGGTTCAAACCAAAGCTGTGGGTGGTCCGGAGGGCCAACCTGATTTCCTGAACATGGTCATGGCTGTGGAGACCACGCTGAGCCCTATGGAACTGCTGAAGCACTGCCATGCCGTGGAGCAAAAGCATCACCGCACCCGGGAGGTGCGTTGGGGTCCGCGGACGCTGGACGTAGACGTGATCGTGTTCGGCGATGTCACCAGCGATGATCCGGTTCTGACCATTCCTCATCCGCGGGCAGCCGAGCGCGCTTTCGTGCTCTACCCGTGGTCCCTGCTGGAGCCGCATGCCACACTGAACGGCCAAAGCGTGGCTGAACTGGCCGCCGTCGCCGATGACATGCCGGACATCCGGCGTTTCGACGGTTTTGGTGACGTCGCCGGTGTGCCGGCTGCCGGAGCAGTGGAGCAGCCATGA
- a CDS encoding DUF3180 domain-containing protein produces the protein MKAMRPVVLVLIAVIAAVIGWLATVATNRFSMPTPVLPVSALITMAVIAGLTLIMGVRVLRWRNGNKKKLLDPILAARTLILAQACAYAGTLLLGWHAGIATDLLRIGGLRGGEGILWNALLMGGGGVVMIVVGLVVERFCRIPPEDLEGGTAGPETRRGETKGEGEYAYRGD, from the coding sequence ATGAAGGCTATGCGCCCCGTAGTTCTGGTGCTCATCGCCGTCATTGCTGCCGTCATTGGTTGGTTGGCTACGGTGGCTACCAACCGTTTCAGCATGCCAACGCCCGTGCTGCCCGTTTCTGCGCTCATCACCATGGCGGTCATTGCCGGGCTGACGCTGATCATGGGTGTTCGTGTGCTTCGTTGGAGGAACGGCAACAAGAAGAAGCTGCTTGATCCGATCCTGGCGGCGCGGACCCTGATTCTGGCCCAGGCCTGTGCCTACGCCGGTACGCTGCTGCTGGGCTGGCACGCGGGGATCGCCACGGATCTTCTCCGCATTGGTGGTTTGCGCGGCGGTGAAGGGATTCTTTGGAACGCCCTGCTGATGGGCGGCGGCGGCGTGGTAATGATTGTGGTTGGACTCGTGGTGGAGCGGTTCTGCCGCATTCCGCCGGAGGATCTGGAAGGTGGCACGGCCGGACCGGAGACCCGTCGCGGCGAAACCAAAGGTGAAGGCGAGTATGCGTACCGAGGCGATTGA
- a CDS encoding PH domain-containing protein — MRTEAIDPPGVQWLRVSPKYVTVRLVEWAIGNIVMLAVLSLPLIFVLLGWWRWPPLWLAITVPAVMLVLALWRLVLIPRQVRAIGYAERDDDLLIRRGIFFQRTMVVPYGRMQYVDVAVGPVERSLGLCTLKLHTASAGTNAHLPGLPSAEGARLREQLSARGEARLAGL, encoded by the coding sequence ATGCGTACCGAGGCGATTGATCCCCCCGGTGTCCAGTGGCTTCGGGTTTCCCCGAAGTACGTCACGGTTCGCTTGGTGGAATGGGCAATCGGCAACATTGTGATGTTGGCGGTCCTCAGTTTGCCGCTGATTTTTGTTTTGCTCGGATGGTGGCGGTGGCCGCCGCTGTGGCTAGCGATTACGGTTCCGGCGGTCATGCTGGTGTTGGCGTTGTGGCGGCTGGTCCTGATTCCCCGTCAGGTGCGGGCAATCGGCTACGCGGAGCGCGACGACGACCTCCTTATTCGCCGCGGCATTTTCTTCCAGCGAACCATGGTGGTCCCTTATGGCCGGATGCAATACGTGGACGTCGCGGTGGGACCTGTTGAACGCAGCCTGGGGCTGTGCACGCTCAAACTTCACACGGCGTCGGCGGGAACCAATGCGCACTTGCCTGGCCTCCCCTCAGCAGAAGGGGCACGCTTGCGCGAGCAGCTTTCGGCTCGCGGAGAAGCCAGGCTGGCCGGGCTGTGA
- a CDS encoding PH domain-containing protein, which yields MSLESDATDSLPGKPEQTADGHWNRVHPASPFVRGWVALAAVGFFFGRDAFERMLQGRDLMDPNLSGRVPWLLAGGAVVLLLTVGGFILSWYFTRYQVAEGYVRVNTGFLFKQQRQARLDRVQAIDIVQPLLARIFGLAELKFEVADAGESAVRLAYLPLDQAKQLRATILARAAGVVTGPESTEEVPEAPEHIVLSVPPSRLIGSLVLSEQTVGILAGTAVVVAVSVFTQNQTLFLALIPGILGIGAAYWSSFNKGYNFTAAISPDGIRLRYGLLDTQAQTLPPGRIQALMVTQPPLWRIFGWYRMVVNVAGYGLSGSTEGASRTMLLPVGLKPDVLQMMSLVLPDPGVEDPERVFTDGLDGLGAAKPDSGPGDQFTTTPRGARLLAPLGWRRNGFLATKTALLIRSGRWWHTLVVVPHQRTQSMALHQGPLARRFGVADLVLHTTAGPVSPRVFQAGVEQAVELFDQQAARAREARKRQTSEQWLAQVAPQAPEVAATLTEQPAQPEPPRTSPQQEEHHHG from the coding sequence GTGAGCCTGGAGAGCGACGCCACTGACAGCCTTCCGGGCAAGCCGGAACAAACAGCCGACGGCCACTGGAACCGCGTCCACCCAGCGTCACCGTTCGTTCGCGGCTGGGTGGCGCTTGCCGCCGTCGGCTTCTTCTTTGGCCGGGACGCTTTTGAGAGGATGTTGCAGGGCCGGGATCTGATGGACCCGAACCTCAGCGGGCGGGTGCCGTGGCTCCTTGCGGGCGGCGCCGTGGTGTTGCTGCTGACGGTAGGCGGTTTCATCCTCAGCTGGTACTTCACGCGCTACCAGGTGGCGGAGGGGTATGTTCGGGTCAATACCGGATTCCTGTTCAAGCAGCAACGGCAGGCTCGTTTGGATCGCGTTCAGGCGATCGACATTGTGCAGCCGCTTTTGGCGCGGATTTTCGGTCTTGCTGAACTCAAGTTTGAAGTGGCCGACGCCGGCGAGTCGGCAGTGCGGCTGGCTTACCTTCCGCTGGACCAGGCCAAACAGCTGCGTGCCACCATCCTTGCAAGGGCCGCTGGGGTAGTGACCGGGCCCGAGTCGACCGAGGAAGTCCCGGAAGCTCCCGAGCATATTGTGCTGTCCGTGCCCCCGTCCCGGCTTATCGGATCATTGGTGCTCAGCGAGCAGACCGTCGGAATCCTTGCTGGTACCGCCGTGGTGGTGGCTGTCTCCGTATTCACGCAGAACCAGACACTTTTCCTGGCGCTCATCCCCGGTATCCTGGGAATTGGCGCCGCGTACTGGAGCTCCTTCAATAAGGGCTACAACTTCACGGCCGCAATTTCCCCGGACGGCATCCGTCTTCGATACGGCCTTTTGGATACCCAGGCACAGACTCTGCCTCCGGGACGGATCCAGGCGCTCATGGTCACGCAGCCGCCCTTGTGGAGGATCTTCGGCTGGTACCGGATGGTTGTGAATGTGGCTGGTTACGGGCTGTCCGGCTCTACTGAAGGTGCTTCCCGCACCATGCTGCTTCCCGTTGGCCTCAAGCCTGATGTCCTGCAAATGATGTCGTTGGTGCTGCCCGATCCTGGAGTTGAGGATCCGGAACGGGTATTCACTGACGGGTTGGATGGACTTGGGGCGGCCAAACCTGACTCAGGGCCGGGTGACCAGTTCACCACCACTCCCCGTGGCGCCCGGTTGTTGGCCCCGTTGGGATGGCGCCGCAACGGATTTCTTGCCACTAAGACTGCCTTGCTGATCCGCTCGGGACGCTGGTGGCACACGTTGGTGGTGGTTCCGCATCAGAGGACGCAATCCATGGCACTGCATCAGGGCCCGTTGGCGAGGCGCTTCGGCGTAGCTGATCTTGTCCTCCACACCACGGCCGGTCCTGTTTCTCCCAGGGTGTTCCAAGCCGGCGTTGAGCAGGCTGTGGAGCTTTTCGACCAGCAGGCTGCCCGCGCCCGCGAGGCACGGAAACGGCAAACCAGCGAACAATGGCTGGCGCAGGTTGCCCCGCAAGCCCCGGAGGTCGCGGCCACACTTACGGAACAACCCGCACAGCCGGAACCACCCCGCACTTCACCCCAACAGGAGGAACACCACCATGGCTAG
- a CDS encoding Rossmann-like and DUF2520 domain-containing protein has translation MARPGRLGVGIIGAGKVGAVLGAALRAAEHAVVGVSAVSEASRERAENLLPGVPILEIQDIVERSELVLLAVPDDALGELVAGLAKLGAWQPGQLVAHTSGRFGVGILNPVRAAGAIPLALHPAMTFTGMSLDLTRLMDCTFGVTADAAMLPIAQALVVEMGAEPVAIAEADRTLYHASLAHSSNHMVTLVAQASQMLREIGVETPEAMLGPLLRATLENALASGESALTGPVARGDVGTVSAHAQALKEYDGGAGGDVLSAYQAMARATARRAGNRGLLRPEQLNDIDEALGAEPKAPEGN, from the coding sequence ATGGCTAGGCCAGGACGACTCGGCGTCGGAATCATCGGCGCCGGCAAGGTGGGTGCCGTATTGGGTGCCGCTCTGCGCGCAGCCGAGCACGCCGTCGTCGGTGTTTCTGCTGTGTCGGAGGCGAGCCGCGAGCGTGCCGAGAACCTGCTTCCCGGCGTGCCGATCCTGGAGATCCAGGACATTGTGGAGCGTTCCGAGCTGGTTTTGCTGGCCGTCCCTGACGACGCCTTGGGTGAGTTGGTGGCGGGACTGGCCAAGCTCGGTGCCTGGCAGCCCGGGCAACTGGTGGCACATACGTCAGGCCGGTTCGGCGTCGGAATCCTCAACCCGGTCCGGGCAGCGGGTGCGATTCCGCTGGCCCTGCACCCCGCCATGACCTTCACGGGCATGAGTTTGGACCTGACACGACTCATGGATTGCACTTTTGGTGTTACAGCGGATGCCGCCATGTTGCCGATCGCCCAGGCCCTGGTGGTGGAGATGGGTGCGGAGCCCGTGGCCATCGCTGAGGCCGATCGAACCCTCTATCACGCATCCCTTGCGCACAGTTCCAATCACATGGTCACGCTGGTGGCGCAGGCGTCGCAGATGCTGCGGGAGATCGGCGTCGAAACCCCGGAGGCCATGCTTGGTCCGCTGTTGCGCGCCACTCTTGAGAACGCCCTGGCATCGGGCGAATCTGCGTTGACAGGACCTGTTGCGCGGGGGGATGTGGGTACCGTTTCCGCGCACGCCCAGGCACTGAAAGAGTACGACGGCGGTGCTGGCGGGGATGTCCTTTCGGCCTACCAGGCCATGGCGCGGGCCACTGCACGCAGGGCGGGAAACCGCGGACTGCTGCGCCCTGAACAACTGAACGATATTGACGAGGCCTTGGGTGCCGAACCCAAGGCTCCGGAAGGAAACTGA
- the panC gene encoding pantoate--beta-alanine ligase, producing the protein MAIKLVTTAAELRAESARLLASKGGSSQGLVPTMGALHSGHAALARTAVAENDVVVATVFVNPLQFGDAVDLDRYPRTLEADMALLDAEGVDLVFAPSVDEVYPGGQPLVRVTAGPLGEKWEGASRPGHFDGALTVVAKLLHYGLPGGAAADGSTAAYRAYFGQKDAQQLALVRRMVADLNFPVEIVPVPIVRSDDGLALSSRNRFLSDDERAAALVLSRALRLIESRANAHEPLDLESAVALVDSQPLVELDYFDVVDPVTLEPLAENCKETPFRGEGLAIIAAKVGPVRLIDNAPLFS; encoded by the coding sequence ATGGCCATCAAACTCGTGACTACAGCGGCGGAACTGCGGGCCGAAAGCGCCAGGCTGCTGGCCTCCAAGGGTGGCAGTTCCCAGGGCTTGGTGCCCACCATGGGGGCCCTGCATTCCGGTCACGCAGCACTTGCCCGTACCGCCGTGGCGGAGAATGACGTGGTGGTGGCCACCGTCTTCGTCAACCCCTTGCAGTTCGGGGACGCCGTGGACCTGGACCGCTACCCGCGCACGCTTGAAGCGGACATGGCCTTGCTTGACGCCGAGGGCGTGGACCTGGTCTTCGCGCCATCCGTGGACGAGGTTTATCCCGGCGGCCAGCCGCTGGTGCGGGTGACAGCCGGCCCGCTGGGTGAAAAATGGGAAGGCGCCTCGCGCCCCGGACACTTCGACGGCGCCCTGACCGTGGTGGCCAAGCTGCTGCACTACGGGCTCCCGGGAGGTGCTGCAGCGGACGGCTCGACGGCGGCCTACCGCGCCTACTTCGGGCAGAAGGACGCACAACAGTTGGCGTTGGTGAGGCGCATGGTCGCGGACCTGAACTTTCCTGTAGAGATTGTTCCGGTGCCGATTGTTCGTAGTGACGATGGCTTGGCTCTTTCCAGCCGCAACCGCTTCCTTTCCGATGACGAGCGTGCTGCGGCACTGGTGTTGTCCCGTGCTCTACGCCTCATTGAATCCCGCGCAAACGCGCACGAACCGCTTGATCTCGAGTCCGCGGTCGCCCTTGTTGATTCCCAGCCGCTGGTGGAACTGGACTATTTCGACGTCGTTGACCCTGTCACGCTGGAACCGCTCGCGGAGAACTGCAAGGAGACACCCTTCCGTGGTGAAGGTCTGGCGATCATTGCAGCCAAGGTGGGCCCGGTGCGGCTGATCGACAACGCGCCATTGTTCTCCTAG